In a single window of the Fibrobacter succinogenes genome:
- the truA gene encoding tRNA pseudouridine(38-40) synthase TruA — MRYRFRCEYLGSAFYGWQEQNCGGKLRFVTVQSTLEEALSIALRTPIRVTGSGRTDTGVHARGQCVHFDFDGELDPMKVVRSVNGLTKRLIRIRDLEACAPDFNARYDAVLRYYQYTIFTRPVALMRDFGWECGSLNLDIEAMGREAASFLGEHDFIDFCIPRNDGKSTLCTLSEFRLERLNDWSCMFHIKGNRFLHRQVRAMVGTLFDVGRGRYPEGTVNQIFAKQFKGERTWAPPQGLVLENVEYRDY, encoded by the coding sequence ATGCGTTACCGCTTTCGTTGTGAATATTTAGGCAGCGCTTTTTACGGCTGGCAAGAACAAAATTGCGGAGGCAAACTCCGGTTTGTAACGGTGCAATCTACGCTCGAAGAGGCGTTGTCGATTGCCTTGCGTACGCCAATCCGCGTAACGGGGTCGGGCCGGACGGATACCGGCGTGCATGCTCGTGGGCAGTGTGTTCATTTTGATTTTGACGGTGAACTTGATCCGATGAAGGTTGTTCGTTCTGTCAACGGTCTTACAAAACGTCTTATCCGTATTCGCGATTTGGAAGCTTGCGCCCCGGACTTCAATGCACGCTACGACGCTGTGTTGCGCTATTACCAGTACACGATTTTTACACGACCTGTGGCGTTGATGCGTGACTTTGGTTGGGAGTGCGGTTCGCTCAATCTCGATATCGAGGCGATGGGCCGCGAGGCGGCTTCGTTCCTTGGCGAACATGATTTTATTGATTTCTGTATTCCGCGAAACGATGGAAAGTCAACGCTTTGTACGTTAAGCGAATTCCGCTTGGAACGTTTGAACGACTGGAGTTGCATGTTCCATATCAAAGGGAATCGTTTTTTGCATCGTCAGGTTCGTGCCATGGTCGGCACACTCTTTGATGTCGGGCGAGGCCGCTATCCCGAAGGAACGGTCAATCAAATTTTCGCCAAGCAGTTCAAAGGTGAACGCACATGGGCGCCCCCGCAGGGGCTTGTGCTGGAAAACGTGGAATATAGGGATTATTAG
- a CDS encoding divergent polysaccharide deacetylase family protein, with product MIKLKHIVALFLASGIFAGLAFFLNNQDNAYFFLEKIEETTGISPPDAVTIVNDTTPFEKGLQDELKIISSNYSKRSKRNIWTLARGKTIVVYLMQAQKFIQKRGGTILLMEELNDNPNSYQSAKVEILTPKGDSLHLTLQVSDNIFMKNASLMSIAFQTTSLTQEIIEKLNHLDFPFDLLVPPFGLNDDFYKDLNKITNKEIVLWLAMESTKLNKVHNKLRPLRIHHTEEQIEETINDAKEILPNAAGIATRYGEQAVKHKQLLQAILKPAEKKDMWFLDLSMEERTVVPQSCKDFEIICKIAFPYNPDNSSVEDYVHQKLREAPKSGTSIMILPLTEQNLSKIEDIAKKAAKQGTTLVDLSTLFNSK from the coding sequence ATGATTAAGCTTAAACACATTGTCGCTCTTTTTTTAGCATCGGGGATTTTTGCCGGCTTGGCATTTTTTTTGAACAACCAAGACAACGCATACTTCTTTCTCGAAAAAATAGAGGAAACCACAGGCATAAGCCCTCCCGATGCAGTAACAATTGTGAACGACACGACTCCTTTCGAAAAAGGTTTGCAAGACGAACTGAAAATAATCTCATCGAATTATTCTAAAAGATCCAAGCGAAATATTTGGACACTTGCTCGCGGAAAGACAATCGTTGTCTATTTAATGCAGGCTCAAAAGTTTATCCAAAAACGAGGCGGTACAATCCTCTTGATGGAAGAACTCAATGATAATCCAAATTCTTATCAATCCGCAAAGGTGGAAATTTTAACGCCCAAAGGCGATTCGCTTCATCTGACACTTCAGGTTTCGGACAATATTTTCATGAAGAATGCATCACTGATGTCGATTGCATTCCAAACGACGAGCCTCACGCAAGAGATTATTGAAAAACTAAACCATCTAGATTTTCCATTCGACTTGCTTGTTCCGCCATTCGGCCTAAACGACGATTTCTACAAGGATTTAAATAAAATAACCAACAAAGAAATCGTTCTATGGCTAGCCATGGAATCAACTAAATTAAATAAAGTCCACAACAAGCTTCGCCCGCTTCGCATCCACCATACCGAAGAACAAATCGAAGAAACCATCAACGATGCAAAAGAAATCCTTCCAAACGCAGCAGGCATCGCCACTCGCTATGGGGAACAGGCGGTCAAGCACAAGCAACTGTTACAGGCCATTCTAAAACCAGCCGAAAAGAAGGACATGTGGTTTTTAGATTTATCCATGGAAGAACGAACCGTCGTTCCGCAATCTTGCAAAGACTTTGAGATTATCTGTAAAATAGCGTTCCCGTACAATCCGGACAACAGTTCCGTTGAGGATTATGTCCACCAAAAACTCAGGGAAGCGCCCAAAAGCGGAACATCTATCATGATTCTCCCGCTGACAGAACAAAATTTGTCTAAAATTGAGGACATCGCCAAAAAGGCAGCCAAGCAAGGCACGACCCTCGTTGACTTATCGACTTTATTCAATTCTAAATAG
- the miaA gene encoding tRNA (adenosine(37)-N6)-dimethylallyltransferase MiaA gives MFKLNHYAYKYNYIERMPILFALVGATGVGKSRLSLELAERFNAEIIGVDSRQIYKGFAIGTAQPSLEDMARVKHHQIDFLDPRKVYSAGDFCANVKKLLSENPDQNYILVGGTGLYLQSLMLGLPQIPKIDESIRKSFEEDAIKFGSNSLYKKAKEVDPEAMEKVEENNVQRIIRILEVYQLTGRKLSEWQKEREGGIGELPVFWLNRARENLYARIDARVDQMIADGWLDEIHELAKTVPLDAPAWQSLGYKELLCANDGIQVKTVLEEVKRKTRNYAKRQLTWFRWQVKSTEMDLDTCANPVEFVLKRLD, from the coding sequence GTGTTTAAGCTTAATCATTACGCCTACAAATATAACTACATTGAGCGCATGCCTATTCTCTTTGCACTTGTTGGAGCTACTGGTGTTGGCAAGTCTCGCCTTTCACTGGAACTGGCGGAACGCTTTAACGCCGAAATCATTGGCGTAGATTCCCGTCAGATATACAAGGGCTTTGCTATTGGAACCGCGCAGCCATCTCTTGAAGATATGGCTCGGGTAAAACACCACCAGATTGATTTCCTCGATCCGCGTAAGGTTTACTCTGCTGGCGACTTCTGTGCAAATGTGAAAAAGCTTTTGTCTGAAAATCCGGACCAGAATTATATCTTGGTTGGCGGTACAGGCCTCTATCTCCAGTCTTTAATGCTTGGGCTTCCGCAAATTCCAAAAATTGATGAATCGATTCGAAAATCATTCGAAGAAGATGCCATAAAGTTTGGAAGTAATAGTTTGTATAAAAAAGCGAAGGAAGTGGACCCCGAAGCTATGGAAAAGGTAGAAGAAAATAATGTGCAGCGCATTATTCGCATTTTGGAAGTCTATCAGTTGACCGGCCGCAAGCTTTCGGAATGGCAAAAGGAACGCGAAGGTGGGATAGGGGAACTGCCGGTGTTCTGGCTGAACCGCGCTCGCGAAAATCTTTATGCAAGGATTGATGCTCGTGTGGACCAGATGATAGCTGATGGTTGGCTCGATGAAATTCATGAACTTGCTAAAACGGTGCCGCTCGATGCTCCGGCTTGGCAAAGTCTTGGCTATAAAGAACTTTTGTGTGCAAACGACGGCATTCAGGTAAAGACTGTTCTTGAAGAAGTAAAGCGAAAGACGCGAAATTATGCAAAAAGGCAGTTGACTTGGTTCCGTTGGCAGGTGAAATCCACCGAAATGGACTTGGATACGTGCGCAAATCCTGTAGAATTTGTCTTAAAACGACTGGATTAG
- a CDS encoding ATP-dependent endonuclease, whose product MQPQALRLSRITISNLRSIQRETFPLSDFTALIGYNNAGKTNILMGIRWLLAHFSLDISYFDDPNHPVEAEGIFEGITEQILNRLGDEKAAELMPYLSGTTLRVKKVQRIPGELPGNIEFWAFSPTNGKRKGKDWVRVNDHFITAFNRIFPESIAIWDFEGNNAYTKLMHEIFKPLERKFGGELSQVIEQFTELLAPGSDKRADEIQAFDKEVNAALRPLFPSVKVELDIPVPTLETFLKSATIKVVDEDDGFERDISRMGAGSQRAIQMALVRYLAEIKKHHNNHYLSRKLLLIDSPELFLHPQAVELVRVALKNLSNEGYQVIFATHSAQMVTSEDVSTSLLIRKNRERGTFMRKRMEDAVRQVVKDAPSQLQMLFSLSNSNELLFADYVLLTEGKTEWRVLPALFERITGQSFALIKCALVRQGGVSNTRKSMQVLSAMDIPVRAIVDLDYAFTTATRDGFLSANDPDITECRNLFRELACHNHLRLVNGLPVNKHSNISASTAYAMMASMPEAERPIRNIHNKLCEQGIWVWTRGAIEEHLGLNGKNEMVWRNFIERSKSKNFVQTLPDYEGIEALCQWIINGSRGQF is encoded by the coding sequence ATGCAGCCGCAAGCACTTAGATTGTCCCGAATTACGATTTCAAATCTCCGCTCCATACAGCGCGAGACGTTTCCGCTTAGTGATTTTACCGCCTTAATTGGATACAACAATGCCGGAAAAACGAATATTTTGATGGGTATTCGTTGGTTACTGGCACATTTTTCGCTAGACATCTCGTATTTTGACGACCCGAACCACCCCGTCGAAGCCGAAGGGATTTTTGAGGGTATTACAGAACAAATTTTGAACCGCCTTGGCGACGAAAAAGCGGCCGAACTCATGCCGTACCTTTCGGGCACCACACTCCGCGTCAAGAAAGTCCAACGCATTCCGGGCGAACTCCCCGGCAACATTGAATTTTGGGCATTCAGCCCTACTAACGGCAAGCGGAAAGGCAAAGATTGGGTCCGCGTCAACGACCACTTTATAACAGCGTTCAACCGCATATTCCCGGAATCCATCGCAATTTGGGATTTTGAAGGGAACAACGCCTACACAAAATTGATGCACGAGATTTTCAAGCCGCTCGAACGCAAATTCGGTGGCGAACTGAGTCAAGTCATCGAACAATTTACGGAATTGCTCGCCCCCGGAAGCGACAAACGAGCCGACGAAATCCAGGCGTTCGACAAAGAAGTCAACGCAGCGCTGCGTCCGCTATTTCCAAGCGTTAAAGTGGAGCTCGATATTCCCGTGCCAACTCTTGAAACATTCCTCAAGAGCGCAACGATTAAGGTCGTTGACGAAGATGACGGTTTCGAGCGCGATATTTCGCGCATGGGCGCTGGCTCGCAACGAGCCATCCAAATGGCGCTTGTCCGTTACCTCGCCGAAATCAAGAAGCACCACAACAATCATTACCTGAGCCGCAAGCTTTTGCTGATTGATTCGCCGGAACTGTTCTTGCATCCGCAAGCAGTTGAGCTCGTGCGTGTGGCATTGAAGAACCTTTCGAACGAAGGCTACCAAGTTATATTCGCAACGCATTCCGCACAGATGGTCACGAGCGAAGATGTAAGTACGTCTCTCTTGATCCGCAAGAACAGGGAACGCGGCACGTTCATGCGCAAGCGAATGGAAGATGCCGTTCGCCAAGTCGTGAAAGATGCGCCGAGCCAATTGCAAATGCTGTTTAGTTTGTCTAACAGCAACGAGCTTTTATTCGCCGATTACGTACTCCTTACCGAAGGTAAAACGGAATGGCGTGTGCTACCCGCCCTTTTCGAGCGCATTACCGGGCAATCTTTTGCACTAATCAAGTGCGCGCTCGTGCGTCAAGGCGGCGTAAGCAACACCCGCAAGAGTATGCAGGTTTTGAGCGCCATGGACATTCCCGTGCGCGCCATTGTCGATTTGGACTACGCGTTTACCACGGCAACTCGCGATGGATTCTTGAGCGCCAATGACCCGGATATTACCGAGTGCCGTAACTTGTTCCGCGAGCTTGCCTGCCACAACCATTTGCGCTTGGTGAACGGCCTCCCCGTCAACAAACACAGCAATATCAGCGCTTCCACTGCTTATGCAATGATGGCCTCTATGCCAGAAGCCGAACGCCCCATCCGCAATATCCACAACAAACTTTGCGAGCAAGGCATTTGGGTCTGGACTCGTGGCGCAATTGAAGAACACCTTGGGCTAAATGGCAAAAACGAGATGGTATGGCGCAATTTTATTGAACGCAGCAAGTCCAAGAACTTTGTGCAGACGCTCCCCGATTACGAAGGCATTGAAGCGTTGTGCCAATGGATTATCAACGGGAGCCGCGGGCAATTCTAA
- a CDS encoding pyridoxine 5'-phosphate synthase has translation MSIKLGVNVDHIATIREARKGKEPDPVAAAMIAELAGCNGITAHLREDKRHIQDRDIRLLRGIVTTKLNLEMAPAQAMVQFAINRQPDMVTLVPEVHTELSTEDGLNVSAKIDELAKYVMTLRNNDILVSVFIDAETEQVKAAKKVGANFVEFNTGKYATAFELGSREEVDREISALQDMTVLAHKYGLNVLAGRGLNYRNVQPVAKIDGIDEIIIGHSIVSRATLVGMERAVKEMLEAIRH, from the coding sequence ATGTCTATCAAACTCGGTGTAAACGTGGACCACATTGCTACAATCCGTGAAGCCCGTAAAGGCAAGGAACCCGACCCAGTCGCCGCCGCTATGATCGCGGAGCTCGCCGGTTGTAACGGGATTACCGCCCATCTCCGTGAAGACAAGCGCCACATCCAGGACAGAGACATCAGACTCCTCCGCGGAATCGTTACGACAAAATTGAATCTTGAAATGGCTCCGGCTCAGGCAATGGTGCAGTTTGCCATCAACCGCCAGCCCGATATGGTGACTCTTGTCCCGGAAGTCCACACCGAACTATCCACAGAAGACGGACTGAACGTTTCAGCAAAGATCGACGAACTCGCCAAGTACGTCATGACGCTCAGGAACAACGATATTCTCGTAAGCGTATTCATTGATGCCGAAACCGAACAGGTTAAAGCAGCAAAGAAGGTCGGCGCAAACTTTGTGGAATTCAACACCGGCAAGTACGCGACGGCATTCGAACTCGGCAGCCGCGAAGAAGTCGATCGTGAAATTTCGGCATTGCAAGACATGACTGTTCTCGCCCACAAGTACGGCTTGAACGTTCTCGCCGGACGCGGGCTCAACTACAGAAACGTGCAGCCAGTTGCCAAAATTGACGGGATTGACGAAATCATTATCGGGCACAGCATCGTGAGCCGCGCAACACTAGTCGGCATGGAACGCGCCGTGAAAGAAATGCTCGAAGCGATTAGGCATTAG